Part of the Actinomycetota bacterium genome, ATGGAGGCCACGCTGCTGTCCATGCCCGGGAGCGTGCTGACGACGATGATGGTGTTGAGGATGCGGCCGTCGCGCCGCACCGTGCGCGCCTCGTACCTCACCGGTCCTTTCAACTCACCCTTAAGGAGGCGCAGTGAGTAGCGCTTGATGAACCCACGGTCTTCGGGGTGGACGAACTCCAGGTATTTCCTCTTGCCCACCACCTCTTCCCTGGAATAGCCCAACAGCTTGCCTATCTCCTGGTTGGCATCGAGGATGGTGCCGTCTATCCCCAGGATGACCATGGCACTGCCGGTCGATTCGAAGGTCACTCGGTATTTCTCCTCGCTTTCCCGCAGAGACGACACCAGTTCGTCGTGTTCGGTGATGTCCCGGACCACCGCGATAACCTGGTCCTCGAGGGCCGGCAGCATCCTCGCCTCGTACCTCTTCAGGGCTTGTGGTGACGGCAGGGTGTACTCGAAGGAGCGCGGCTCCCTGTTCTCGCCGACATCGCGGATGAGGTTCGCGGCGATATCACCGACCCCCGGGGGAAGCATGTCGAACACCTTCTTGCCCAGAAAGTCCTCTGGCTTCGCGTAGAGATAGGCGGAACGGCCGGCCCCGTAATCGAGGATGGTGCCGTCAAGGCTGAAGCGGAAATACAGGTCGGGCAAAGCCTGGAAGATGGCCTCGATCTCGCGGCTGCGGAGGGAGAGCTTGTCCTCCGCTTCCTTGCGCTCTGTGATGTCGCGGGAGTTGATGACCATTCCCTGCACGGCCGGATCGTCCAGGAGGTTGAAGGAGCTGGCCTCGTGGACGCGCCAACCTCCATCCATGTGCCGTATGCGCAGCTTGATATTCCCGGAGATCCCGGGGTGGCCAATTGCATAATCAAGTGCAGCCCGCGCCGCCTGCCGCTCGTCGGGGTGGATGAATCCCATCAGGTCCCTGCCGACGATCTCCCCCTGCCGGTATCCCAGCAGGCGCTCAACGGACGGGCCGGTATAGACGATCCTGCCATCGGCACTCAGCACCGTGACCAGGTCGAGGGCGTTCTCGATGAGCATGCGGAAGAAGCCCTCACTGCTGGCCAGGGCCTCCTCCGCCAGGCGCCGTTCGGTGATGTCCATGCCCACCGCGACGATGATGTCCCGCCGGCTCTTCCCGGCGCTGACGACGGCCGCCTTCCAGGATATAATCCTCTTTTTTCCATTCTTGGTAGTAATTGGCAACTCCACTGCATCGGGCAGTTCTCCCTCTCCATAGCTGTCCAGGTATGCGCCGACCGCCTCTTTGGTCGAGTCCGTGACGGAGAATTCCGAGAAAGATCTTCCCAAGACTTCCGCACTGGTGAGACCAGTTAATTCCTCCATGGCGGAATTGAAGACGAGGATGCGTCCCTCCGGGTCGAGGGCTGAGAGCAGCAGCCCAGTCTCCTCGAAGATAGCTTCAAAGGATATGCCCAAACGCTTCTTCATACCCATTCTACCCTTTCTGCACTGCTCGGCTTGCTTCGCCTACAACATATATTACTCCCGCCGCGCCCATCCTGCATGGGCGGTGCCGCGTGGAACCGG contains:
- a CDS encoding PAS domain S-box protein, with translation MKKRLGISFEAIFEETGLLLSALDPEGRILVFNSAMEELTGLTSAEVLGRSFSEFSVTDSTKEAVGAYLDSYGEGELPDAVELPITTKNGKKRIISWKAAVVSAGKSRRDIIVAVGMDITERRLAEEALASSEGFFRMLIENALDLVTVLSADGRIVYTGPSVERLLGYRQGEIVGRDLMGFIHPDERQAARAALDYAIGHPGISGNIKLRIRHMDGGWRVHEASSFNLLDDPAVQGMVINSRDITERKEAEDKLSLRSREIEAIFQALPDLYFRFSLDGTILDYGAGRSAYLYAKPEDFLGKKVFDMLPPGVGDIAANLIRDVGENREPRSFEYTLPSPQALKRYEARMLPALEDQVIAVVRDITEHDELVSSLRESEEKYRVTFESTGSAMVILGIDGTILDANQEIGKLLGYSREEVVGKRKYLEFVHPEDRGFIKRYSLRLLKGELKGPVRYEARTVRRDGRILNTIIVVSTLPGMDSSVASIMDITEKKTYELELEARAAQLRDFLDIAAHELRHPATLIEGYADTLQRYGMGMTREDLATSLAGIVKGANKLTGVVEDLLDVSRIERGFMSLERSGHALEPLVRGAVEEMSARIGDRSIEISSVEDPGEAWLDPEKFVRLMIILLDNAAKYSPPESPVEVHLGQGGREALVSVFDRGVGIPEGERDRVFDRFYQSGGVLHHSTPGLGLGLYIARRIVEAHGGRIWCEAREEGGTVFRFTMPLRDGGGTA